The DNA sequence AAAAGTTTTAGATACTCGTAAAACTGCACCATGTTTGCGTTATTTTGACAAAGAAGCGGTACTACACGGAGGCGGACATAATCACAGATACGGTTTGTTTGATATGATTTTGCTAAAAGACAACCACATAGATTACGCAGGGGGCATTGAAGCCGCCATAAAAAAAACTCAGAAATATTTAAAAAAGAATAAGTTGGATTTGGAGATTGAAATTGAAGTTAGAACCTTTAGAGAAATAAGTCAAGTCCTTGCAATTGGTGGAGTAAACCGTATAATGCTCGACAATTTTGATATACCATCTACAAAAGAAGCTGTTGAACTAATAAATGGTAAATACCAAATAGAAAGCTCGGGCGGAATTACCTTCGAAACTATTAGAGATTACGCTCTGTGTGGCATTGATTTTGTCTCGGTAGGAGCATTAACGCATAATGTAAAAGGATTAGACATGAGTCTTAAAGCCGTTAAGTCATGACAAAAATAAAAGCTTTACTAGACACTATCAATAAGAAAATTTTAAGATTTGTTCTGAAATTACGACAAATAAGCAAAAACATTAAACCGATAGGATTTTTTGGTCTAAGCTTATGGGACGTAGGTTATCAGTTTTACAAAGGGGTATCTCAAGGCGCAATAGGGATACGTTCATCGGCTATTGCCTTTAAATTTTTCTTGGCGATATTTCCTGCCATAATATTCTTTTTTACGCTAATTCCGTATATACCTATTGAAAATTTTCAGGAAAACCTTATGATGCTTATCGGGACAATTGTCCCTAAAGCAAGCTTTTCGATGATAGAATCTACAATACATGATATCATTACCAACAAAAGAGGATCGCTGCTTAGCTTTGGTGTTTTAGGTTCTCTTTACTTCTCTACCAGTGGTTTAGCAACAATGATAATTGCTTTTAACGAAACTATCAATACGTTTGAAAAAAGGAGTTGGATTGCAGTTCGTATTACCTCAATAATTCTGGCATTAACAATTTTTGTCTTTGCTACTGTTGCAATTGTTTTAATTACAACCAGTGAAACGGTTTTAGGGTACCTTGTATCACACAATATTTTACAAGTTGGATTTACATATTATGCATTGATAGTAGGTAAGTGGCTTATAGTTATCTCCTTTTT is a window from the Bacteroidales bacterium genome containing:
- the nadC gene encoding carboxylating nicotinate-nucleotide diphosphorylase; the protein is MRTDKIDKVIEKFKHQAIELALKEDIGNDCDHTSNACIPKNATNKAVLIIKESGIISGVEIAKQIFQKLDKRSVFEQHIADGTKAKVGETAFTVKCNTRSLLRAERIVLNIMQRMSGIATNTARYVELIKDTNVKVLDTRKTAPCLRYFDKEAVLHGGGHNHRYGLFDMILLKDNHIDYAGGIEAAIKKTQKYLKKNKLDLEIEIEVRTFREISQVLAIGGVNRIMLDNFDIPSTKEAVELINGKYQIESSGGITFETIRDYALCGIDFVSVGALTHNVKGLDMSLKAVKS
- a CDS encoding YihY/virulence factor BrkB family protein; amino-acid sequence: MTKIKALLDTINKKILRFVLKLRQISKNIKPIGFFGLSLWDVGYQFYKGVSQGAIGIRSSAIAFKFFLAIFPAIIFFFTLIPYIPIENFQENLMMLIGTIVPKASFSMIESTIHDIITNKRGSLLSFGVLGSLYFSTSGLATMIIAFNETINTFEKRSWIAVRITSIILALTIFVFATVAIVLITTSETVLGYLVSHNILQVGFTYYALIVGKWLIVISFFYFAIAMIYYLAPAKKSGFRFFSPGATLATLLGLLLTVGFSYYINNFSSYNKLYGSIGTLIIVLVWLRLNASIILIGFELNASINSLKHNKIFIDSNMKSLK